The window ATTCACGTCAGCCGGAAGCGCGGCTTTTTGCTGACTCGCTACAAACTTCAACGCGCCGATAAAACATGCGGAATAGCCCGCTGCGAACAGTTGCTCAGGGTTGGTGGCTTCCCCACCAGCGCCGCCCAGCTCTTTAGGCGTCGTCAATCGCACATCCAGTACGCCGTCGGAAGATTTCGCATGACCATCACGGCCGCCAGTGGAAGTAACTGCTGCTTTATATAGTACGTTCATTGGGGTTTCCTTTTTCGTGCTCTGATATTTTTGGTCAACTGGACCATCCGGGAACAAAGGAATATTATCGCAACAATAGTTATCGCGATAAGTTTAATTTCCTATCAGAACCATAGCCATTCGCTATCCCTGAAACACTACCCCGCCCTGAATAGAGTTGGCGCCTATTTCAGGACTAGATACCCCAAATAAAAGACGAAAAAAAAGCCGGATAACCGGCTTCTTAAATAAGGAAACGCTCAGCTTAGTGCTTGGCTTCTTCCGCAGGAGCAGCCTGCTGCGCCTGTTGACGCTTCACGGCTTCCGCATAGATAGCGTCGAAGTTGACTGGTTGCAGCATCAATGCAGGGAAGCTGCCTTTAACCGCCAACATGTCGATGGTTTCGCGAGCGTACGGGAACAGGATGTTCGGGCAGAAAGCGCCCAGAGTTTGCGCCAGTTGCTGCGGGCTCAAACCGTCGATCATGAATACGCCGGCTTGCTGTACTTCGATAACGAATGCAGTCTTATCAGCCAGTTTGGCGGTGATGGTCAGGGTCAAAACGACTTCCCACTGGTTGTCGCTGACTTTTTTGTTCTCGGTGTTCAGGTCCATATTGACCTGGGGCTTCCACTCAGACTGGAAAACAGCCGGTGAATTTGGCGACTCGAAAGAAAGGTCTTTCAGATAAATACGTTGCAGCGCGAATACTGGCTGCTTGGGAGCTTCTGCATTCTCAGACATGACTCTACCTTGATCTCTTTATATTGGTTTGCGGCTCGCAGCAGCGAACCCCCCTTGGTTAACTCGCGTCGGCGTGCGTCCGCAAACGCAATAGCCATGAAGCCGACACTTGTCGTTATTTTTCAATTATTCAGGAAGGGGAGACTGATTAGTCCGACGCTCCCGATTGCAGCAGCGCATCCAGCATGCCGGCGCGCTCCAGACCGTAGAGTTCGTCGCAGCCCCCCACATGTTCCTCACCGATCCAAATCTGCGGCACCGTGCGGCGTCCGCTTTTCTGCATCATTTCCTGCCTCAGGGCGGCATTGAAATCAACTTTAATTTCTTCGAAAGACGCCCCTTTGGCCTCCAGGAGACGCTTAGCCCGGATACAATACGGGCAGAACTCCGTGGTGTAAATGGTCACGGGCTTGAACTGAGCCATAAAGAATACCGCTTAAAACGTCACTTCTATTACATATGGGCTTTTATTTTTTTGACAATGGCAAATTTGCATTACGCCATTCGACAATCCCGCCTGACAGGCGCTGAACGCCTTTAACGCCAGCCGCCGCCAACGCTCTGACCGCCATACCGGAATGCTGCCCCATCTTGTCGGCGATGACGATAGTCTTGCCTTCGTGCTTTTTCAGTTCGCCGGCGCGCTCTTTCAAGCTGGTGACGGGCATATGAATGGAGCCTTTGATCACACCTTCCGCCAGATCCTTCTTCTCACGCACATCAATAATGACGGCTTCATCATTATTCATC is drawn from Hahella sp. KA22 and contains these coding sequences:
- a CDS encoding organic hydroperoxide resistance protein; the protein is MNVLYKAAVTSTGGRDGHAKSSDGVLDVRLTTPKELGGAGGEATNPEQLFAAGYSACFIGALKFVASQQKAALPADVNVRAEVGIGQIPGGFGLDIDLFIELPGLELEAAQALVDKAHQVCPYSNATRGNVDVRLHVAN
- the secB gene encoding protein-export chaperone SecB; the protein is MSENAEAPKQPVFALQRIYLKDLSFESPNSPAVFQSEWKPQVNMDLNTENKKVSDNQWEVVLTLTITAKLADKTAFVIEVQQAGVFMIDGLSPQQLAQTLGAFCPNILFPYARETIDMLAVKGSFPALMLQPVNFDAIYAEAVKRQQAQQAAPAEEAKH
- the grxC gene encoding glutaredoxin 3, with protein sequence MAQFKPVTIYTTEFCPYCIRAKRLLEAKGASFEEIKVDFNAALRQEMMQKSGRRTVPQIWIGEEHVGGCDELYGLERAGMLDALLQSGASD
- a CDS encoding rhodanese-like domain-containing protein; translated protein: MEKYLLFALDHWILSSLFVGLAVALLLTERLRGGKSLSPQQVVRLMNNDEAVIIDVREKKDLAEGVIKGSIHMPVTSLKERAGELKKHEGKTIVIADKMGQHSGMAVRALAAAGVKGVQRLSGGIVEWRNANLPLSKK